The following proteins come from a genomic window of Helicobacter canadensis MIT 98-5491:
- a CDS encoding DNA ligase, whose product MLRLSLFLLLAASLLFGGEILKFKEYSPKSSLNFKTTSYLMSEKLDGIRGIWNGKTLSTRNNNPLNPPKFWLKNFPSFNLDGELWLDYESFEQISSIIHTSTPNPKEWQKIIYYIFDAPNICKNCTLLERLTKLQEYLDKNPAPYIKIIPQIKIQDKNHLQSYFQSILDKKGEGIIIRQNDSSYSDSNHSYKYKPYMDSECKVIGYTQGKGKFKGMLGAIICQANLKGELKTFKIGSGFTQKERENPPPINSIITYKYNGFTKNNLPRFPIFLRIRNTDF is encoded by the coding sequence GTGTTAAGACTTTCATTATTCTTATTACTTGCTGCTAGCCTCCTTTTTGGAGGCGAAATTTTAAAATTTAAAGAATATTCTCCTAAATCTTCCTTAAATTTTAAAACCACTTCTTATCTAATGAGCGAAAAACTTGATGGAATCCGCGGTATTTGGAATGGAAAGACACTAAGCACTCGCAACAACAATCCCTTAAATCCCCCAAAATTTTGGCTTAAAAACTTCCCTTCCTTTAATTTAGATGGAGAGTTATGGCTAGATTATGAATCCTTTGAGCAAATCTCCAGCATTATACACACTTCAACTCCCAATCCAAAAGAATGGCAAAAAATAATCTATTATATTTTTGATGCACCAAATATTTGCAAAAATTGCACCCTTCTAGAAAGACTTACCAAACTCCAAGAATACCTTGATAAAAATCCCGCTCCCTATATCAAAATAATCCCACAAATCAAAATACAAGACAAAAACCATTTACAAAGCTATTTTCAAAGCATTCTTGATAAAAAGGGAGAGGGAATCATCATTCGCCAAAACGATTCTTCTTATAGCGATTCTAATCATTCCTATAAATACAAACCCTATATGGATAGCGAATGCAAAGTGATTGGCTATACACAAGGAAAAGGTAAATTTAAAGGAATGCTTGGAGCCATTATATGCCAAGCCAATCTCAAAGGTGAGCTAAAAACCTTTAAAATCGGTTCAGGATTCACCCAAAAAGAACGAGAAAATCCACCACCAATTAATTCTATCATCACTTACAAATACAATGGTTTTACTAAAAATAATCTCCCTAGATTTCCTATTTTTCTTCGCATTAGGAATACAGATTTTTAA
- a CDS encoding MarC family protein, whose amino-acid sequence MFEELQPWILAQLYSILLAAVTILAVLNPFGNLPQFISMTEELETSLRQSLFRNILYTSFIIVILFLLVGPFIMRYLFNVDLNDLRIAGGLLLILVSLKNLLFAPHKNTHHYETTDKNELLSQSIVPMAFPMLVGPGTLSTGIVISEENGTFIALSAVVTAFAFMLILFHFSATIERVLGKLVLHVLSRIALVFIMAMGAKMMITGLKATFA is encoded by the coding sequence ATGTTTGAAGAACTACAACCTTGGATTTTAGCTCAACTTTATAGTATTTTACTAGCCGCTGTTACGATTCTAGCTGTTTTAAATCCTTTTGGGAATCTCCCACAATTTATTTCAATGACAGAAGAACTAGAAACCTCATTACGCCAAAGTCTTTTTCGTAATATCCTCTACACTTCCTTTATCATTGTTATCCTTTTTTTATTAGTTGGACCCTTTATTATGCGTTATTTATTTAATGTGGATTTAAATGACTTGCGAATCGCCGGAGGTTTGCTTTTAATATTAGTTAGCCTAAAAAACCTACTTTTTGCTCCACACAAAAATACCCACCATTATGAAACGACCGACAAGAACGAATTATTAAGTCAAAGTATCGTGCCTATGGCATTTCCTATGCTAGTTGGTCCAGGAACACTCTCAACAGGTATTGTCATCTCCGAAGAAAACGGAACTTTTATAGCTCTTAGTGCCGTAGTAACTGCCTTTGCTTTTATGCTTATTTTATTTCATTTCTCAGCAACCATTGAACGCGTTTTAGGTAAGCTTGTTTTGCATGTGCTATCTAGAATCGCACTAGTCTTTATTATGGCAATGGGGGCAAAGATGATGATAACAGGTCTCAAAGCAACTTTTGCTTAA